The following are from one region of the Gottschalkia purinilytica genome:
- a CDS encoding YcdB/YcdC domain-containing protein: MKKRISIIISMAMLLTILLPIGTFAQMDQNLQNAIKKAKSLLNISNEYENFEYAIEKVGDKVYYNLNWSDQELGYVSVSIDSNGTIDHYGKHEYHEDRVGKLPLVSEDKGLKISKDFIKKINPKIEGKVEYKGSISDSYDGSTNYYFTYARTENNIPYYGNQVTVSVDTNTGEVRSYIQYWDEKIKFSSPNKIISSAEAEKAFKENENIELLYNFYRNKGKLSPRLIYSISDSKLIDAETGKPLNDVIGGQGSYSKSGGFDSSGILYGLDSEVLYLSPEEQKNIDELKNIISDKEAENVARKLCNISNKYELKSSRLSSNEAKDNYNWMLEFYGKNQNDDFISVAIDAKTKELKRLSKYSFVDNKKDVAYSKEKALKKAKDFISSVSSEKFKQTELIDSEDPILTIQSGEDKNYYFTFARKYNGIKVSNNGFTIAISGVTGDVESYGYNWYEEKLPSSDNVTSKEKALDNILSEIKLELQYVTDIKDDIDKEKVAKLVYGLEPNKFIDVDATTGALIDFEGKPYKDKKETKTYKDINNSKFKEIIEKLAKYGVYLPGEEFKGNEEVTQKDFLYLLAKSKGYSYIDYENTDELYQHLINERIIKKNEKNRRIK; the protein is encoded by the coding sequence ATGAAAAAAAGAATATCAATAATCATTTCTATGGCAATGCTGTTAACTATCTTATTACCTATAGGTACTTTTGCACAAATGGATCAAAATCTACAAAATGCTATTAAAAAAGCAAAGTCGTTACTTAATATTAGCAATGAGTATGAAAACTTTGAATATGCTATAGAAAAAGTAGGGGACAAAGTATATTATAACTTAAACTGGAGTGACCAAGAATTAGGATATGTAAGTGTTAGTATTGATTCTAATGGAACGATTGACCATTATGGTAAACATGAATATCATGAAGACAGAGTTGGTAAGTTACCGTTAGTTAGCGAAGACAAAGGATTAAAAATATCTAAAGATTTTATAAAAAAGATAAATCCTAAAATAGAAGGAAAGGTGGAGTATAAGGGAAGTATCTCTGACTCATATGATGGGTCAACAAACTATTACTTTACATATGCGAGAACTGAAAACAATATTCCTTACTACGGAAATCAAGTTACAGTATCAGTTGATACTAATACTGGAGAAGTTAGAAGTTATATTCAATACTGGGATGAAAAAATTAAATTTTCTAGTCCAAATAAAATAATATCGAGTGCAGAAGCTGAGAAAGCATTCAAAGAGAATGAAAATATAGAATTATTATATAATTTTTATCGAAATAAGGGAAAATTAAGTCCACGATTAATATATAGTATTAGTGACAGCAAATTAATAGATGCAGAAACAGGAAAACCGTTAAATGACGTAATAGGCGGACAAGGGTCATACAGTAAGAGTGGAGGATTTGATTCTTCTGGAATACTTTATGGACTAGATTCAGAAGTTCTATATTTAAGTCCTGAAGAACAAAAAAATATAGATGAGTTGAAGAATATAATAAGTGATAAGGAAGCTGAAAATGTAGCTAGAAAATTATGCAATATTTCTAATAAGTATGAACTAAAATCTTCTAGATTAAGTTCAAATGAAGCTAAAGATAACTATAATTGGATGTTAGAATTTTATGGCAAAAATCAAAATGATGATTTTATAAGCGTAGCTATAGATGCAAAGACTAAAGAATTAAAAAGACTATCAAAGTACTCATTTGTAGATAATAAAAAAGATGTAGCTTATAGTAAAGAAAAAGCACTTAAAAAAGCAAAAGACTTTATAAGTTCAGTAAGCTCAGAGAAATTTAAACAAACAGAGCTCATAGATTCGGAAGACCCTATTTTGACAATCCAATCAGGAGAAGATAAAAATTACTATTTTACATTTGCAAGAAAATATAATGGAATCAAGGTGTCTAATAATGGATTTACAATAGCTATAAGTGGAGTAACAGGAGATGTGGAGTCATATGGGTATAACTGGTATGAAGAAAAATTACCATCTTCAGATAATGTTACTTCTAAAGAGAAAGCTTTGGATAATATTTTAAGTGAAATAAAACTAGAGCTACAATATGTTACAGATATAAAAGATGATATAGATAAAGAAAAGGTGGCTAAATTAGTATACGGGTTAGAACCTAATAAATTTATAGATGTAGATGCAACTACAGGAGCATTGATAGATTTTGAAGGTAAACCTTATAAAGATAAAAAAGAAACAAAAACATATAAAGATATTAATAATAGCAAGTTTAAAGAAATAATAGAAAAGTTAGCTAAATACGGTGTATATCTTCCAGGAGAAGAGTTTAAGGGTAATGAAGAAGTAACTCAAAAAGATTTTTTATATCTATTAGCTAAGTCTAAAGGATATAGCTATATAGACTATGAAAACACAGATGAATTATATCAACATTTAATAAATGAAAGAATAATAAAGAAAAACGAAAAAAACCGGAGGATAAAGTAA
- a CDS encoding GNAT family N-acetyltransferase — protein sequence MRVREAKKEDSRELTKLWKLLSKDHFQKEMYCEQNPNLDDIEDNYIQVLDNKDTFIYVAEENNQLFGFAELVMKEPSDDFYSECYTYILHAFVKEEQRSFPTLIKLYRACEKKTKELGIRYMMTDIYDHNPRVQKLIRYLGMKEYRRRFIRSIEESI from the coding sequence ATGAGAGTTCGTGAAGCTAAAAAAGAAGATTCACGTGAGCTGACAAAGCTGTGGAAGTTGCTTTCAAAAGACCATTTTCAAAAAGAGATGTATTGCGAACAAAATCCAAATTTAGATGATATAGAGGATAATTACATACAAGTGCTTGATAATAAAGATACTTTTATCTATGTTGCAGAGGAAAATAATCAACTATTTGGATTTGCAGAATTAGTTATGAAAGAACCAAGTGATGATTTTTATTCTGAGTGTTACACTTATATACTGCATGCATTTGTCAAAGAAGAGCAACGAAGTTTCCCAACACTCATAAAACTATATAGAGCCTGCGAGAAAAAGACTAAAGAACTAGGGATTAGATATATGATGACAGATATATATGATCACAATCCAAGAGTACAAAAGCTTATTAGATACTTAGGAATGAAGGAATACAGAAGAAGGTTTATTCGTTCCATTGAGGAGTCAATATGA
- a CDS encoding ABC transporter ATP-binding protein: MMKTLKRFLKITKPFIHLQIIGFLITVFYSVAYFAAPIASRYMIDIVLPSKSFVLLKSGIIIFFIVCILQPLFGFFRNILFLSMSEKISNYLKCDLYQSLMKTNMDFFINNKKGAIISRIMNDSDNISDFITSFFVVVLKNIILIILISCAMFYLSPLITLSVFSISVITLVLLTYLSKGIQSIARTTFEKKDELNTILTQSLDSMETIKAYLMESHFVNGFMGISSQIERINIRLGKRKQFLSIGVEGLIVTCTMFIYGVGFYQVMNQQITLGSVVSLGLYFQMIVPAIMELANNNFRIQQIIPSLDRIEEYETLPVEEQGDIWIDEFSTIQVEDMRFGYDDSNIVIDNLNMTLKRGEMVAIIGDNGCGKSTLTKLLLGLHRAKSGKVKYENECVEDISLKSIRNKVSYVPQNASLLTMSVIDNIKCGLNRIQDNEIIELSKKMGFYESILELENGFETVINESTNVSGGQKQKIALIRAMVRNPNAIILDEPTAALDQESVRALLKYLKLESKDKIIAIITHNREVIEICDKVFNLSYASSIN, from the coding sequence ATGATGAAGACACTTAAAAGATTTTTAAAAATAACTAAACCATTTATACACTTACAGATTATTGGATTTTTAATTACAGTATTCTATTCAGTTGCATACTTTGCAGCTCCAATTGCATCACGTTATATGATTGATATCGTTTTACCTAGTAAATCATTTGTACTTCTTAAATCAGGGATTATTATTTTTTTTATAGTATGTATTTTACAACCATTATTTGGTTTTTTTAGAAACATACTTTTTTTATCAATGAGTGAGAAAATATCCAATTATTTAAAATGTGATTTATATCAATCATTGATGAAAACAAATATGGATTTTTTTATTAACAATAAAAAAGGGGCAATTATATCTCGAATTATGAATGATAGTGATAATATTAGTGACTTTATTACGAGTTTTTTTGTAGTAGTATTAAAGAATATTATATTAATAATACTAATTTCATGTGCAATGTTTTATTTATCTCCGTTAATTACCTTAAGTGTATTTTCTATAAGTGTAATAACGCTTGTTTTATTAACATATCTAAGTAAGGGTATACAAAGTATTGCCCGTACTACATTTGAAAAAAAAGATGAACTTAATACAATACTTACTCAATCTCTAGATTCAATGGAAACGATAAAAGCTTACTTGATGGAGTCTCATTTCGTTAATGGGTTTATGGGAATATCATCACAGATTGAAAGGATCAATATTAGGCTTGGAAAAAGAAAGCAGTTTCTAAGTATTGGAGTTGAGGGTTTAATTGTTACTTGTACGATGTTTATTTATGGAGTTGGGTTTTATCAGGTAATGAATCAACAGATAACTCTTGGAAGTGTAGTTTCACTTGGTCTTTATTTTCAAATGATAGTGCCGGCAATTATGGAGCTAGCAAACAATAACTTTAGAATTCAGCAGATTATTCCAAGTCTTGATCGAATTGAAGAATATGAAACTTTACCAGTTGAAGAACAGGGAGATATATGGATTGATGAGTTTTCTACAATACAAGTTGAAGATATGAGGTTTGGTTATGATGATAGTAATATAGTAATAGACAATTTAAATATGACATTAAAAAGAGGAGAGATGGTAGCTATAATCGGAGATAATGGATGTGGCAAAAGTACATTGACTAAACTTTTACTAGGATTACACAGGGCTAAATCAGGAAAGGTGAAATATGAAAATGAATGCGTAGAAGATATATCTTTAAAAAGTATTCGAAATAAAGTATCTTATGTTCCCCAAAATGCTAGCTTATTGACTATGAGTGTAATAGATAACATAAAATGTGGATTAAACAGAATACAAGATAATGAAATAATAGAATTAAGTAAGAAAATGGGCTTTTATGAATCAATTTTAGAACTAGAAAATGGATTTGAAACAGTAATAAATGAATCTACAAACGTTTCTGGTGGTCAAAAACAAAAGATCGCTTTGATTAGAGCGATGGTACGTAATCCAAATGCTATTATTTTAGATGAGCCTACTGCTGCTTTAGATCAAGAAAGTGTACGTGCTCTTTTAAAATACCTGAAGCTAGAATCTAAGGATAAAATTATTGCTATTATTACGCATAACAGGGAAGTCATTGAAATTTGCGATAAAGTTTTTAATCTAAGTTATGCTAGCAGCATAAACTAA
- the yihA gene encoding ribosome biogenesis GTP-binding protein YihA/YsxC translates to MKIKKAELIITAAFQSQYPPEGKLEIAFAGRSNVGKSSLINRLVNRNGLARTSGQPGKTQTLNFYNINDDFRLVDLPGYGYAKVSMKEREKWAKMIEVYLKNRKSLIEVILLVDIRHEPGEHDKMMYEWIKSCGFNGIVIATKADKISRGNWAKHISVIQKKLGVEDKDFIIPFSASKKFNVDEVWDTIEQLLEINSQYIDEMQEDTEK, encoded by the coding sequence ATGAAAATTAAGAAGGCAGAGCTTATAATAACAGCGGCATTTCAATCTCAGTATCCACCTGAGGGAAAACTTGAGATTGCATTTGCTGGAAGATCTAATGTCGGAAAATCATCACTTATAAACAGGCTTGTGAACAGAAATGGATTAGCTAGAACAAGTGGTCAGCCTGGAAAAACACAAACCTTAAACTTCTATAATATAAATGACGATTTTAGATTAGTTGATTTACCAGGATATGGTTATGCTAAAGTGTCAATGAAAGAAAGAGAAAAATGGGCAAAGATGATAGAAGTTTATCTTAAGAATAGAAAAAGTCTTATAGAAGTTATACTTCTTGTAGACATACGCCATGAGCCTGGTGAACATGATAAAATGATGTATGAATGGATAAAGTCTTGTGGATTTAATGGAATAGTTATAGCAACAAAAGCAGATAAAATATCTAGAGGAAACTGGGCAAAGCATATATCAGTTATTCAAAAAAAGCTAGGTGTAGAAGATAAAGACTTTATAATACCATTTTCAGCATCTAAAAAATTTAACGTAGATGAAGTATGGGATACTATAGAACAGCTTCTAGAAATAAATAGTCAATATATAGATGAAATGCAAGAAGATACAGAGAAATAA
- a CDS encoding DUF169 domain-containing protein: MSPYKSDKILYGSPNKTFPIEDVKEAVENLEIILGLNRKPVGVKLIFSKEEYDKLKEEEIKGKTSYCVMIEKATREFSFKSRYENHNCDGGTTALALEPSTERIESGEEYFSYNLYSTNATAHRMRKSIKSLHRCEFSTYGLLTKPLDKFDIVPDVVIIIANPYQVMRLTQGYVYHLGIKPELDYGAMQAICSESTVVPYLTGSMNISTLCPSTRMLAKWKDEEMAAGIPYEKFLSTVEGVIATINTTDMKKKKEDIISKFKEKGKNIDLTLDNDYEV, translated from the coding sequence ATGTCACCTTATAAAAGTGATAAAATTTTATATGGAAGTCCTAATAAAACATTTCCAATAGAAGATGTAAAAGAAGCCGTAGAAAATTTAGAAATAATATTAGGACTTAATCGTAAACCGGTTGGAGTAAAGTTAATATTTTCTAAAGAAGAGTATGATAAATTAAAAGAAGAAGAAATAAAAGGTAAGACTTCTTATTGTGTTATGATTGAAAAAGCTACTAGAGAATTTTCATTTAAGTCAAGATATGAAAATCATAACTGTGATGGAGGAACTACGGCATTGGCTTTGGAGCCTAGTACGGAAAGAATAGAATCTGGGGAAGAATACTTTTCATACAATCTATATTCAACAAATGCAACAGCTCATAGAATGAGAAAATCAATAAAAAGTCTTCATCGTTGTGAATTTTCAACTTATGGATTACTTACAAAACCTCTAGATAAATTTGATATAGTACCAGATGTAGTTATAATTATAGCTAATCCTTATCAAGTAATGAGACTAACTCAAGGATATGTATATCATTTAGGTATAAAACCAGAGTTAGACTATGGAGCTATGCAAGCTATATGTTCAGAAAGTACAGTAGTACCTTATTTAACTGGAAGTATGAATATTTCAACTTTATGTCCAAGTACAAGAATGTTAGCAAAATGGAAAGATGAGGAAATGGCTGCAGGTATACCATACGAGAAATTTTTAAGTACAGTTGAAGGGGTAATAGCTACTATAAACACAACTGATATGAAAAAGAAAAAAGAGGACATTATTAGCAAGTTTAAAGAAAAAGGTAAAAATATAGATTTAACTTTAGATAATGATTATGAAGTATAA
- the rd gene encoding rubredoxin, with product MQKYVCEPCGYVYDPAEGDPDNGVEPGTAFEDIPEDWVCPVCGLDKSVFVPEE from the coding sequence ATGCAAAAATATGTTTGCGAACCTTGTGGATACGTATATGACCCAGCAGAAGGAGATCCAGATAACGGAGTAGAACCAGGAACTGCTTTCGAAGATATACCAGAAGATTGGGTATGTCCTGTGTGTGGATTAGATAAAAGCGTATTTGTGCCTGAAGAATAA
- a CDS encoding Clo7bot family Cys-rich peptide has product MKYIVNAESTYKESYCYICGGQCQNVCGTQCFKDRTKN; this is encoded by the coding sequence ATGAAATATATTGTAAATGCTGAAAGCACATATAAAGAAAGTTATTGTTATATTTGTGGTGGTCAATGCCAGAATGTCTGTGGAACTCAATGTTTCAAAGATCGTACTAAGAACTAG
- the ctpM gene encoding radical SAM/SPASM domain Clo7bot peptide maturase — protein sequence MKKSKYNKIWTMDNGVKIAFNSMSCALAEIDDSFMEIYNNIENISVSQLDEDKKQLLNQMEEGHYIIDDELDELKQIKFRHYKGKYENNGLGLTIAPTLACNFKCPYCYETPDPKIMNESVQNAIINMVDESMKRSDSLDITWYGGEPLLAKDIIWSLSKRMIEVCKSHDANYSAYMVSNGYLFKDFKDEDFDKLIEYKITAMQITLDGPPEVHNKRRILHNDGETFDIILNSIKRLKAKGINVNLRINIDKTNIDTVSKLLDILVENDLRDMSVSFGQVTAYTEVCSSISGNCLNTKEYAEWNLEFQKALIDRGFSATRYPYYPGIKANYCCADQINAFVVDPNGFMYKCWNNVGIHGEAVGNVKEIFDEDISIKYMINHAKWLTNTPFEKQNCNGCFLLPICMGGCPHVSLEKNSHDCEKWIYNLDKILEYTYDIKSEEVVEEIAEEVCL from the coding sequence ATGAAAAAATCAAAATATAATAAAATTTGGACTATGGATAACGGTGTAAAAATTGCATTTAATTCGATGAGTTGTGCATTAGCGGAAATTGATGATTCATTTATGGAAATTTATAATAATATTGAGAATATATCAGTATCACAGCTAGATGAAGACAAAAAACAGCTTCTAAATCAAATGGAAGAAGGACATTATATCATTGATGATGAGCTTGATGAATTAAAACAAATCAAATTTAGACACTATAAAGGGAAATATGAAAATAATGGTCTTGGTCTGACTATTGCTCCTACACTAGCTTGTAACTTCAAATGTCCATATTGCTATGAAACCCCAGATCCTAAAATTATGAATGAAAGTGTACAAAATGCTATTATAAATATGGTAGATGAGTCTATGAAACGTTCTGATAGTTTAGACATTACATGGTATGGAGGCGAGCCTCTTTTAGCTAAAGATATTATCTGGTCTTTATCTAAGCGTATGATAGAAGTCTGTAAATCTCATGATGCTAACTATAGTGCTTATATGGTATCTAACGGATACTTATTTAAAGACTTTAAGGATGAGGACTTTGATAAATTGATAGAGTATAAAATTACAGCTATGCAAATTACTTTAGATGGTCCGCCAGAAGTACATAATAAAAGACGTATTCTTCACAATGATGGAGAAACATTTGATATTATTTTGAATAGTATCAAAAGGTTAAAAGCTAAAGGTATAAATGTAAACCTTCGAATAAATATTGATAAAACAAATATTGATACAGTATCAAAGCTTTTAGATATTTTAGTTGAAAATGATTTAAGAGATATGTCGGTTTCTTTTGGACAAGTTACTGCTTACACAGAAGTGTGTAGTTCAATTTCAGGTAATTGTTTGAATACAAAAGAGTATGCAGAATGGAATTTAGAATTTCAAAAAGCACTAATAGACAGAGGATTTTCAGCTACGCGCTATCCTTACTATCCTGGAATTAAGGCAAATTATTGTTGCGCAGATCAAATTAATGCTTTTGTTGTTGATCCAAATGGATTTATGTATAAATGCTGGAATAATGTAGGGATACATGGTGAGGCAGTAGGAAATGTTAAAGAAATATTTGATGAAGATATATCAATTAAATATATGATTAACCATGCTAAATGGCTAACTAATACACCTTTTGAAAAACAGAATTGTAATGGTTGTTTTTTATTACCAATTTGTATGGGAGGATGTCCTCATGTAAGCTTAGAAAAGAATAGTCATGACTGTGAAAAATGGATCTATAATCTAGATAAAATTTTAGAGTATACATATGATATAAAGTCAGAAGAAGTAGTTGAGGAAATAGCTGAGGAAGTATGTTTATAA
- a CDS encoding cobyric acid synthase, with the protein MAKSIMFQGTSSCVGKSILTTALCRILKNEGIKVTPFKSQNMTRNAVNIGGNKRIAGSQVVQAEAAKIEPMSEMNPILLMPNSDVGCDVVINGELHRGMVASEYQEKKKEFKNLVKESYNKLDSIFDVIVIEGAGSPAEINLRENDLVNMGLAELVNASVILIGDIDRGGVFASLYGTVMLMSEEERKRVKGFIVNKFRGDIEILKPGLKMMEDLIDRPCLGVIPYTKLNIEEEDSLVDGKRSEKIEDDDLRDKEYDRLADVVKSNLNLEAIKKIMGM; encoded by the coding sequence TTGGCTAAGAGTATAATGTTTCAAGGTACTTCATCATGTGTAGGTAAGAGTATACTTACTACTGCACTATGTAGAATATTAAAAAATGAAGGAATAAAGGTGACTCCTTTTAAATCTCAAAATATGACTAGAAATGCTGTTAATATAGGTGGTAATAAAAGGATAGCTGGATCGCAAGTTGTCCAGGCAGAAGCTGCCAAGATAGAGCCTATGTCAGAGATGAATCCAATATTATTAATGCCTAATAGTGACGTAGGATGTGATGTAGTTATAAATGGAGAATTACATAGAGGTATGGTTGCATCAGAATATCAAGAAAAGAAAAAAGAATTTAAAAACTTAGTAAAAGAGTCTTACAATAAGTTAGACTCTATATTTGATGTAATAGTTATAGAAGGAGCTGGAAGTCCTGCTGAAATAAACTTAAGAGAAAATGATTTAGTAAATATGGGATTAGCTGAACTTGTAAATGCATCAGTTATCTTAATAGGGGATATAGACAGAGGAGGAGTATTTGCTTCTTTATATGGAACAGTAATGCTAATGAGTGAGGAAGAAAGAAAAAGAGTAAAAGGATTCATAGTAAATAAGTTTAGGGGAGATATCGAAATACTAAAGCCAGGATTAAAAATGATGGAAGATTTAATAGATAGACCATGTCTTGGTGTTATTCCATATACTAAGTTAAACATAGAAGAAGAAGATAGTCTCGTAGATGGCAAAAGATCAGAAAAGATAGAAGATGATGATTTAAGAGATAAAGAATATGATAGACTAGCAGATGTAGTTAAAAGTAATCTAAACTTAGAAGCTATAAAGAAAATAATGGGGATGTAG
- a CDS encoding IS4/Tn5 family transposase DNA-binding protein translates to MNTNNWILREFNDAPFADDRLNKRLIKIANSFYESPQTSIP, encoded by the coding sequence ATGAATACTAATAATTGGATACTAAGAGAATTTAATGATGCACCATTTGCAGATGATAGACTTAATAAGAGGTTAATTAAAATTGCAAATTCTTTCTATGAAAGTCCTCAAACTTCAATACCTTAG
- a CDS encoding ATP-binding protein, translating to MIFETNVEIKSDLMEVRKTLNDIIDQISNILNDELLIFDIKLILNELVINSVVHGNKLDADKKVNLKLKVSNDCIKIEVLDEGTGFSYDKEQYDPMDLKCSGRGLVLVDGLTDKLSINNNKVSIVKYI from the coding sequence TTGATATTTGAAACGAATGTAGAAATTAAAAGTGACTTAATGGAGGTAAGAAAAACTTTAAACGATATAATTGATCAAATTAGCAATATCTTAAATGATGAACTTTTAATATTTGATATAAAACTTATATTAAATGAACTAGTTATAAATAGTGTAGTCCATGGTAATAAACTAGATGCTGATAAAAAAGTTAATTTAAAATTAAAAGTAAGTAATGACTGCATAAAGATAGAGGTACTTGATGAAGGTACAGGATTTAGCTATGACAAAGAACAATATGATCCTATGGACTTGAAATGTAGCGGTAGAGGATTAGTATTAGTTGATGGACTTACCGATAAGCTTTCTATAAACAACAATAAGGTGTCTATAGTTAAATACATTTAG
- a CDS encoding S-layer homology domain-containing protein, producing MYKLDFKDADKISPELRGYVAIAQGLGIISGNNGNFNPTDNLTREQGIIVVYNMLNLQE from the coding sequence ATATATAAGCTAGATTTTAAAGATGCAGATAAAATATCGCCGGAATTAAGAGGATATGTAGCTATAGCACAAGGTTTAGGGATAATAAGTGGAAATAACGGAAACTTTAATCCAACAGATAATCTTACAAGAGAGCAAGGAATTATAGTAGTATATAACATGTTAAACTTGCAAGAGTAA
- a CDS encoding DUF2089 family protein, producing the protein MEIDKIPQWILGLEQEDIGFLKNFILKSGSLKEIAKLYDVSYPTVRLRLDKLIQKIELNDKQEDEPFETFIKGLAVDSKIDIEAAKIIIHKYQERLKGE; encoded by the coding sequence ATGGAAATTGATAAAATACCACAATGGATACTTGGTTTAGAACAGGAAGATATAGGATTTCTAAAAAACTTTATATTAAAATCTGGTTCATTAAAAGAAATTGCAAAACTATATGATGTATCTTATCCAACTGTGCGCTTGAGATTGGATAAGCTTATTCAAAAAATTGAACTAAATGATAAGCAAGAGGACGAACCATTCGAAACATTTATTAAAGGCTTGGCGGTTGATTCAAAGATTGATATTGAAGCTGCCAAAATAATCATCCACAAATATCAAGAAAGATTGAAAGGAGAATAA
- a CDS encoding histidine phosphatase family protein, with protein sequence MKFILVRHGETEANANKIFSGWTDFPLTPNGIKQAEKLGEELKKYDIDVIYSSPLPRALKTAEYISKAIKKEIITTECVKEINFGLFEGKTGEQIKKEHESDWNSWNEDYVNFRLPEGENLVDVFNRIKVFIDNLKDGEKNCVIVSHSAVIQIIITYLLDLELNKIWHFQCRNGSYVEIDYENDFGFIKKLMPIDI encoded by the coding sequence TTGAAATTCATATTAGTAAGGCACGGGGAAACAGAAGCTAATGCAAACAAGATTTTTAGTGGTTGGACTGACTTCCCTTTAACGCCTAATGGAATAAAACAAGCTGAGAAGCTGGGAGAAGAATTAAAAAAATATGATATAGATGTAATATATTCTAGTCCATTACCAAGAGCATTAAAAACAGCAGAATATATATCAAAAGCTATAAAAAAAGAAATAATAACTACAGAATGTGTTAAAGAAATAAACTTTGGATTATTTGAGGGTAAAACAGGAGAACAAATTAAAAAAGAACATGAAAGCGATTGGAACTCTTGGAATGAAGACTATGTTAATTTTAGGCTTCCTGAAGGAGAAAATCTTGTAGATGTATTTAATAGAATCAAGGTTTTTATAGATAATCTTAAAGACGGAGAAAAAAACTGTGTTATAGTATCTCATTCTGCAGTTATACAAATTATAATTACATATTTGCTAGACTTAGAGCTAAACAAAATATGGCATTTTCAATGTAGAAATGGTTCTTATGTAGAAATTGATTATGAGAATGATTTTGGATTTATTAAAAAACTAATGCCTATTGACATTTAA